From Luteolibacter arcticus, one genomic window encodes:
- a CDS encoding DUF4331 domain-containing protein — translation MKSQPTEPSRLEKAAAILTPIKSTAGLALATFLLSGPIQTATASSHSDAPLIKQDPQANLTDLYAFVRARPTGERVLVVQVSVRPFSEPGDGAMYEAFSSDARYSIHITNPVTGVEALRYDFQFSPVDSNTGDYKNFDTILRYGRGANIAGNPDAGAIQTIGDAHQNFVQTYTVTMTDTRPKKDIVTRLDRGFRLIVAPPNTGPNITPRYNDANGFAVSGAINRAALDPYTNQATYDLSGGTTVFCGPREDGFYADTPAIFDLLDGRILDNNGTPGFGQDGNGVDGFKGFNTLHYAIVIPLTQLPSYEYTGALQPASTGVGVYASVSRPEMTLRRTTFNNRDSGDWIQVNRLGNPLFNEVLVAIGDKDRYNRTQPNEDKKFFQKYAEKPELAVLVNALYGTSFQTMNRADLVGIFIPDVVRVNTTTNAIRTAGDPGFNRLSFIGGDTVPTNLGAGPAIPSGWPNGRRFGDDVVDIALTALANGPAFAAPLTVVGDNVDTNDQLYNRTFPYAATPHSGLRNQKDSGENN, via the coding sequence ATGAAATCACAACCGACCGAGCCGAGCCGATTAGAGAAGGCGGCCGCTATTTTGACCCCGATCAAATCCACGGCAGGCCTCGCCCTCGCCACTTTCCTGTTGTCCGGCCCCATCCAGACGGCGACCGCTTCCAGCCACAGCGACGCCCCGCTGATCAAGCAAGATCCGCAGGCGAATCTCACCGACCTATACGCTTTCGTGCGTGCCCGTCCGACCGGCGAGCGGGTGTTGGTTGTCCAAGTCAGCGTCCGCCCCTTCTCGGAACCCGGCGACGGTGCAATGTACGAAGCCTTTTCATCGGACGCGCGCTACAGCATTCACATCACCAATCCGGTGACAGGCGTGGAGGCGCTGCGCTATGACTTCCAGTTCTCGCCCGTGGATTCGAATACCGGCGACTACAAGAACTTCGACACGATCCTTCGCTACGGCCGCGGTGCAAATATCGCTGGCAACCCGGACGCGGGCGCGATTCAGACGATCGGCGACGCACACCAGAATTTCGTCCAGACCTACACGGTCACGATGACCGATACCCGACCGAAGAAGGACATCGTCACGCGTCTCGACAGGGGCTTCAGACTGATCGTGGCACCACCGAACACCGGCCCGAACATCACCCCGAGATACAACGATGCGAATGGCTTCGCCGTTTCCGGAGCGATCAACCGGGCCGCGCTGGACCCCTACACCAATCAGGCAACGTATGATCTGTCCGGCGGCACCACCGTCTTTTGCGGACCGCGTGAAGACGGCTTCTACGCCGACACGCCGGCAATCTTCGATCTGCTCGACGGGCGGATCCTCGACAACAACGGCACGCCGGGCTTCGGCCAGGACGGCAATGGCGTGGATGGATTCAAGGGCTTCAATACCCTGCACTACGCGATCGTCATTCCGCTGACCCAACTGCCCAGTTATGAATACACCGGCGCCCTGCAACCGGCGAGCACGGGTGTGGGCGTCTATGCCTCGGTCAGCCGTCCGGAGATGACGCTCCGCCGCACCACCTTCAACAACCGCGACAGCGGTGACTGGATCCAGGTCAACCGCCTCGGCAATCCCTTGTTCAACGAGGTGCTCGTCGCGATCGGTGACAAGGACCGCTACAACCGCACCCAGCCGAACGAAGACAAGAAGTTCTTCCAGAAGTATGCGGAGAAGCCGGAACTCGCGGTACTGGTCAATGCCCTCTACGGCACGAGCTTCCAGACCATGAACCGTGCGGACCTTGTGGGCATCTTCATTCCGGACGTGGTGCGGGTGAATACCACCACCAATGCGATCCGCACCGCGGGTGATCCCGGCTTCAATCGCCTGAGCTTCATCGGCGGCGACACGGTCCCCACGAACCTCGGAGCGGGCCCGGCGATTCCGTCCGGATGGCCGAATGGCCGGCGCTTCGGCGACGACGTGGTGGATATCGCCCTCACGGCCTTGGCCAATGGTCCTGCCTTCGCGGCCCCT